GGAAAACCCGTACCAGAAGCAACACGCAGGTACTGCCGAGGAGGTGGCCCAACGTCTGGGCGTTGATCTGCAAGTTCAGTATGCAAACAATGATGCGATTACTCAAAGCGAGCAATTGCTCAACGTTATTCAATCTCCGAAGGAGTCCCGGCCCGACGGCATCATATGTGCCCCGGTTGGGACAACTTTGATGCGTGTAGCGCGTTGTGCCGCCGAGAGCGGCATTGCATGGGTGCTCCTTAATCGCGACGGCGATTACATAGCAGAGCTGCGCAGGGCCTACAAGGTCCCGGTTTTTAGCGTTACCGTAGACCAGAGCGAGATCGGACGAATTCAGGGACGTCAGGTGAATGCAATACTTCCCGAAGGCGGCCTGGTTTTATATCTTATCGGCCCCAGCGGCAGCAGCATCGGAGAGCAGCGCTTGGCCGCAATGCAATCCACAAAGTCGGCCAACATTCAGGTAAGGACACTCACTGGCGATTGGACCGAGGAAGGCGGATACAAGGCCGTAAGCCGATGGCTGCAACTGAGAACTTCGCATGAAACCCCAGCAACTTTGGTCGCCGGGCAAAATGATGATATGGCAATCGGCGCCCGGCGCGCGTTTGAGGATCAGACGAGTCGCGAACAGCGGGCGCGATGGCTCAGCCTGCCTTACATCGGTTGCGATTGCTGTCCCGGGGCCGGATTGGAATGGGTTCGCACCGGACTGCTGGCGGCATCAATCGTCAACCCGCCAACCGGAGGACTTGCTCTTGAAATGATGGTCCGGGCGATTCGGAGCTCATCGCAACCTCCCGAGTGCACAACCGTTGATCCGGTTTCTTACCCGGCCGTCGAAAAGCTGGCGAAAATTCTGACGCACACCGGCGTGGCTTGAGGGACGACGCCACAGTTTTTCTAGTTCTCACGCACATTCTAAAGGCTCGATGATAATGTGAACCAATGGGTCTGCCTGAATCAACCGTAATTCGTTTGAGAACGCAGCTCGATTGTCTGCCGACTATCCTCGCTGGGATTTCTGAGGGTGCGCTTGACCGCAGACCTCATCCGGAGAAATGGTCTGCGCGAGAAAATCTTGCACATCTGACCCGCTATCATGAGATGTTTCTGGAGCGCATTGAACGTATTCGAAGTGAGGACCGGCCGCTGCTCGCGCGCTATGCCGCCGAAGATGATCCCAAATGGCCGCTATGGGCCGCTATGCCTGCGAGTGAACTGCTTACCCGCCTACGGGCATTGCGCGCGCGAATGCTTGAGCTGGTGCAGCAGTTGTCAGATGCGGAGCTGTCACGAACTGCAGTGCATTCGCGTTTTGGCGAAATGACGCTGGAGCAATGGCTGGAATTCTTCCTGCTTCATGAGGCGCATCACTTGCTCGTGGTGATGCAGCGCGTCCGGGAATAAGAGGTCAGGTCAACATCGCGCGCGTGCCATTTGACTCGCTGCCTTCCATTACGCTAGCCTCAAAGAGTTATCTTTAAAGAATAAGGGTCTTAAAGGCGCACTCTGGCGCGCCCTCCCTCGACCCCGCAATTCCCATGATTTCCGCTTACAAACGCAAGTTTCTGAAAACTATCGCTGTTCTGTTTTGGGCCATGCTATGGGTTTCTCCTCTGGCCCTGTGGGGAGCCGCTGGGCATCCGATTGCGCATCCCGTCCACGCGCGCAGCGCCATGGTGGTGAGCGTGAATGGGAGGGCCTCCGAGGCCGGCGTAGAGATCATGAAGCGCGGCGGCAACGCCATTGATGCGGCTGTGGCTACCGGGTTTGCGCTGGCGGTGGTGCATCCCCAGGCGGGGAACATTGGCGGAGGCGGTTTCATGCTCATCCGCATGGCCAACGGCACAACTCACTTTCTGGATTATCGCGAGAAAGCCCCGGCTGCCGCCACCCACGACATGTTTCTGGATTCGCATGGCAATGTGAGCGAACACGCCAGCCTCATCGGATACAAAGCCATCGCCGTTCCCGGATCGGTCAAAGGCATGGTCTACGCGCAGAAAACCTGGGGCAAGCTGCCGCTCGATGTCGTGATGGCGCCTGCTATCCGGCTGGCGCGTGAGGGTTTTGAGCTCAGCTACAGCGAGGCCCGCGACTTCAATAACGATGATTTTCTGCCTGGGTTCGAGGCTTCAAAGGAAATTTTTCTCAGCAACCCACAGCGGCACGGCGCGCGTTACGAATACGGCGATATCTTTCGTCAGCCGGAGCTGGCACGCACACTGGAGCGGATCGCCAAAGATCCCGAAGATTTTTATCACGGCGCAATAGCGCATGAGTTGGCTGCCGCGGTCCAGAAGGGCGGCGGGTTGATGACGGTGGAAGACCTGGCCAACTACGAGGTGAAAGAGCGCACCGTGCTGCGCGGCAACTATCGCGGATATGAGGTCATCAGCGCTCCGCCGCCATCTTCCGGCGGCATTGTTCTACTCGAGACCCTGAATATTCTTGAGGCAGTGCCACTGAGCAGCATGGGCAACCGCTCTGCCGATTCCATCCATTGGACGGTCGAGGCCTTCCGCCGCGCCTACATGGACCGCGCCGAGTTCCTGGGCGATCCTGACTTCGCAAAAATCCCGGTCGCGCAACTGCTCGATAAAAAGTATGCCGATGCCTGGCGTGACACCATCAATGGCAACCGTGCCAGCATCAGTTCGCAGTTGAAGCGTCCAGCAAATGCGTTTAACGATTTGGATCGCGTCTCAGCGCTCGCCGTGGGCGGGCACGACTCCGACAACACGACGCATTATTCCATGATTGACCAGGAAGGGAACGCGGTTTCAGTTACCACCACGCTGAATGATCTTTTTGGTTCGCGTGTGACCGCCGAAGGCCTGGGCTTTCTGCTCAACGACGAGATGGATGACTTCAGCTCCAAGCCCGGCGTCCCCAACGCCTACGGGCTGGTGCAGGGAGAGGCCAATGCCATTGGCCCCAACAAGCGTCCGCTCTCTTCCATGACCCCGACCATCGTGGTCAAAGATAACAAGCCATTTCTCATTTTGGGATCGCCCGGCGGCGGGCGCATCATATCCACGGTTGCTAATATTCTGATGGGTGTGATTGACTACGATTTGAACATCCAGGAAGCCGTCAATGCCCCCCGCTTCCACCATCAGTGGCTGCCCGATGAAATTCGCATGGAAAAAAACGGCTTCTCCAGAGATACTATTCGTTTACTGGAGCAGCGCGGGCACAAGATCACGTTCAGCGATGCCTGGAGCGACGGCGAGTGTATCATGATTGATCCCAAAACAGGAGAGCGCCAGGGTTCGAGCGACCCGCGCAATGAAGGGAAGGCAGTCGGCTATTGATGGTTCGCGCCGTATCTACTTACGTATTTATACGCCAGCGGCTACATCCCGGGCTGCTCGATGGGCTGGCGCGCGCCGGCGCAGAAGCCATTGAGATTTTCTGCGCGCGGGCGCACTTCAATTACTACGACCGCGCCCACGTGCGTGAGCTGGCCGGATGGTTCAAAAGCAACAATGTCAAACTGAACTCGATGCATGCGCCCATGTTCTATGACGAGGAAGAGTGGACCCGCGGCCCCATGGAGCCCATCAATATTGTTGAAACCGACCGCAAGCGGCAAATTCAGGCGACCGACGAGATCAAGCGCGCCCTGGAATGCGCCGAGCACCTGCCCTTCCGTTTTCTGGTGCAGCATTTGGGCAATAGCAATGAGACCTTTGACATGCGTAAGTTCGATGCTGCCATGACTTCGGTAGAGCACCTCCGCGCCTTTGCCAAGCCTTTGGGGGTGAAGGTGCTGCTGGAGAATATTCCGAATGAACTCTCCACGCCCGAAAAATTGGTGGAGTTTGTGGGCACGGCCCATCTGGATGACGTGGGTTTTTGCTTCGATGCCGGGCACGCTCACATGATGAGCAACGTTCTGCAGGCATTCGACGTAATGAAGCACAACACCTACTCGACCCACCTGCACGACAATGCCGGTGTCATGGATTCGCACCTCTGGCCGGGAAACGGAAAAATAGACTGGAGCGAATGCACCTCGCTGTTGCGTTCGGCCCAGCGTGGTCTTCCCCTGCTGCTCGAAATTGATGGCGAGAACCAGACCGAGATCAACGAGAAAATATCCAAGGCTTATGATTTTCTGGAAAAGCAGACAGCAGTAAAAAACACTTAGCATTCAGCATTCAGCCCAAGAAAATATAAGGAAGAAGCAAGAAGTTAAGATGGACCATCCCATTACAACCATTCGAGAACTTGGCAAGCACGAAGGTCAGAGCGTGACTTTGCGCGGCTGGCTGTACAACCTGCGCGAGAGCGGCAAACTTTTGTTTCCTATCTTTCGCGACGGCAGCGGCATCGTGCAGGGAGTGATGCCTAAGAGCGCGGTTCCCCCCGAAACATTCGAGACGGTGAAGAATCTCACCATTGAATCGAGCGTTATTGTCCAGGGCAAGGTGCGGGCCGACAAGCGCGCTCCCGGCGGCTATGAGCTTGACGTCAGCAGTGTGGAAGTAGTGCAGCGGGTTCCAGAGGCGGATCCGTACCCCATTTCGCTGAAAGAGCACGGCATCGAGTTCCTGATGGAAAATCGCCACCTCTGGGTGCGCTCTCCCCGGCAGGCGGCCATACTGCGTGTGCGCGCTGAGATTATCAAAGCTGCGCGCGACTACTTTGATGAGCGGGGCTTTACGCTTACTGATCCTCCCATTTTGACCCCCGCCGCCTGCGAAGGGACGACAACGCTGTTTCCCGTGAACTACTTTGATGAGCAAGCGTTCCTGACGCAATCCGGCCAGCTTTACATCGAAGCCACGGCCATGGCGCTGGGTAAGGTCTATTCTTTCGGACCAACCTTTCGCGCCGAGAAATCCAAAACGCGGCGGCACCTTACTGAGTTTTGGATGGT
This genomic stretch from Terriglobales bacterium harbors:
- a CDS encoding sugar phosphate isomerase/epimerase family protein, whose translation is MVRAVSTYVFIRQRLHPGLLDGLARAGAEAIEIFCARAHFNYYDRAHVRELAGWFKSNNVKLNSMHAPMFYDEEEWTRGPMEPINIVETDRKRQIQATDEIKRALECAEHLPFRFLVQHLGNSNETFDMRKFDAAMTSVEHLRAFAKPLGVKVLLENIPNELSTPEKLVEFVGTAHLDDVGFCFDAGHAHMMSNVLQAFDVMKHNTYSTHLHDNAGVMDSHLWPGNGKIDWSECTSLLRSAQRGLPLLLEIDGENQTEINEKISKAYDFLEKQTAVKNT
- the ggt gene encoding gamma-glutamyltransferase, which gives rise to MISAYKRKFLKTIAVLFWAMLWVSPLALWGAAGHPIAHPVHARSAMVVSVNGRASEAGVEIMKRGGNAIDAAVATGFALAVVHPQAGNIGGGGFMLIRMANGTTHFLDYREKAPAAATHDMFLDSHGNVSEHASLIGYKAIAVPGSVKGMVYAQKTWGKLPLDVVMAPAIRLAREGFELSYSEARDFNNDDFLPGFEASKEIFLSNPQRHGARYEYGDIFRQPELARTLERIAKDPEDFYHGAIAHELAAAVQKGGGLMTVEDLANYEVKERTVLRGNYRGYEVISAPPPSSGGIVLLETLNILEAVPLSSMGNRSADSIHWTVEAFRRAYMDRAEFLGDPDFAKIPVAQLLDKKYADAWRDTINGNRASISSQLKRPANAFNDLDRVSALAVGGHDSDNTTHYSMIDQEGNAVSVTTTLNDLFGSRVTAEGLGFLLNDEMDDFSSKPGVPNAYGLVQGEANAIGPNKRPLSSMTPTIVVKDNKPFLILGSPGGGRIISTVANILMGVIDYDLNIQEAVNAPRFHHQWLPDEIRMEKNGFSRDTIRLLEQRGHKITFSDAWSDGECIMIDPKTGERQGSSDPRNEGKAVGY
- a CDS encoding DinB family protein, translated to MGLPESTVIRLRTQLDCLPTILAGISEGALDRRPHPEKWSARENLAHLTRYHEMFLERIERIRSEDRPLLARYAAEDDPKWPLWAAMPASELLTRLRALRARMLELVQQLSDAELSRTAVHSRFGEMTLEQWLEFFLLHEAHHLLVVMQRVRE
- a CDS encoding sugar ABC transporter substrate-binding protein; this translates as MKKLKFLISLRMEENPYQKQHAGTAEEVAQRLGVDLQVQYANNDAITQSEQLLNVIQSPKESRPDGIICAPVGTTLMRVARCAAESGIAWVLLNRDGDYIAELRRAYKVPVFSVTVDQSEIGRIQGRQVNAILPEGGLVLYLIGPSGSSIGEQRLAAMQSTKSANIQVRTLTGDWTEEGGYKAVSRWLQLRTSHETPATLVAGQNDDMAIGARRAFEDQTSREQRARWLSLPYIGCDCCPGAGLEWVRTGLLAASIVNPPTGGLALEMMVRAIRSSSQPPECTTVDPVSYPAVEKLAKILTHTGVA
- a CDS encoding amino acid--tRNA ligase-related protein, whose translation is MDHPITTIRELGKHEGQSVTLRGWLYNLRESGKLLFPIFRDGSGIVQGVMPKSAVPPETFETVKNLTIESSVIVQGKVRADKRAPGGYELDVSSVEVVQRVPEADPYPISLKEHGIEFLMENRHLWVRSPRQAAILRVRAEIIKAARDYFDERGFTLTDPPILTPAACEGTTTLFPVNYFDEQAFLTQSGQLYIEATAMALGKVYSFGPTFRAEKSKTRRHLTEFWMVEPEVAYATIDDIMDLAEGFISFIVQRCLEKRRPELETIGRDVTKLEKITAPFPRITYDEAVKMLQEGHAEGKVENKFEWGGDFGSPDET